ttttttaatttttttttgttattgtcatcaccttttaggtgATTGAAACCTTATGACATTTTCatttgttgtttatattagcattttctatacacgataaaattttcaaaaaatatcgatttgttttgaaccgtttacggacattttcagtttccaatttttttctataaatgtcaataaaatgttatttattggggaaaaaaattaaacaatttaatacaaggctcctaatatattgttacaatgacatttgtaaaatattaaaaatacatggtcacagttttttttataagcatttaagttcaaattttttcaaaatacggaaaattatcatatatacgatataataatgtaatacaagattcctcataagtttgtccactattatcaaaaaaattaatgtctacaagcaaatcaaattaaatttttataagagttTGAAGTTCATGTTTTTACAACactggatattcactcgatttcttatgtagcgattttcttattttgttgtaattcaaaaacgaataaccgtagatcttgaaatttatatcatatgtttattttatcaattcctatacttggtaatattttGACCTGTTTACgggcaatttaaaatttatatttattttttttttctataaattttaacaaaattgtatttgttgggttaaaaaACGTCCacatttaatacaatgtatatgtttatactaGCTGAATAACCCGGCGTGGCCTaggaaataattttgattaattaactccTTTTGGGTATAATTCGCTGTGCATATGGAAaccaaatcatattatatttaaaattttagccaTCCCGCGAAAACTTACTACAAGCTTTCACGTAAGTAAGTTattctataaacaaaaaatctcaaaaactagttgttttatgttaaatttggaggaaattacatattaaataacgaaaaataaggtttttatttattttgttgtaattttaaattttaatttaacttaccggCTATCGTATTAATAAaagataagtaataacaatataaatataatgtaaaatatgcaCACTGCCAAAACCATTAcaactcagaatcgtttttcgtatacaatataatattatattatcattgaattcaaatttattaccatccattatacagtgacccacttatagcagcactgtacagcagagcgacatccacttacccaccttttttccttattttttagtttttaccacgtttttgaaaattactcggaattatttatgtttatctcccccgcccccccccccaaaaaaaaaaaaaaaaaatactcactagattcacttttctattagCAAAAAGATGCTGAATTACAAAATCGGATTCTAACAATGgtttgctccgctcagaatcttaaaaaataacttaaatgaaaaaataatctaGAAGCTATTAATGAATGTGTTATTAACTTCAAACGTTTTAAGGAACGTACcgttattgtatacaaaaatgttaagtaaattataaatataattttttatatgtttcataaaatattgggTGGGTGGGTAGAGTAAAATCTTTGCTCCTTGTATGAAAATAGCTCACCACGCCACTTCAGTCAACTAACATATTGTTAATTAGGTATAAAGTTTCTTGTTTTACCAACCAATATACATTGTTAATTATACAGTTTCTATTGTACTATTAACGATTATTTTATGATtggttacaatatttttcttgtAGTACCAATAAACACAGTACACAGTTGTTTAATTATtggatattttacattatacttAAATCCTTCACCAAcaacattacaaattaaaaaactcaatattttatagatttaaagaaatatgtaacatatattttgtttctgaacataatgacttataataaaaataatggttataatatatttccatatattttgaacttcaaaaacttatagatataatattattttgtaaacattgcctgctTTGTAAATGGTGGCTGACTTCGATGACAAGAAGGAGACGGTtatctagttgttgtatatatttatgggGGACGGCCACCAAAAGGTTAATGTAACCTGCCTGCTGGGCAAGGTCGTCACGCGTCCGAGCAAACGCGCCAGCGACATATTCGTCAACCCGCGGGACAGGCCATGGGAACGCGCAGATGTGACCAGTGGCCTACAACACTGCATATCCGCACCAATTTGACATCTCGTATCCTCCCCTCCTGGTTTATTGTGTCTCCTGTCCGACGTATTTTTGAAGTGAATTATACCTCTTATGCGACTCTGGACCCGTTTAACGCTTAGAGTTAAACGCCCTTACTCCTACCTACTACCAACGCAACACTCCTCTTGTGATCCTCACTGCTCTTTATACGTTGAGCGCTGATGTCAACATATCGTATTTTTTCTTTGCAGCGGACGTTGACGAATCGTCGACAACTTGTTATTAACGATTAACCTCTCCCAATAAAAACCTGTGTGTGCCAGTACGGGAATGGTAGCGCtggaatttgtttaattttcgataaaatacaaatttaacatattatattgtattttaaacaatggaccgtacaaagtgaccgTTTACCGAGTTACCAATCGATTAGCTAACTGCGAAATTTCATCTATAACTTTCGATTTTTCTGCGTCATCAATAAAGTTGTGCTCGTTTAATTTTGGCCCACTGCAGAAATACTTTTCAAACTGAACATGGGAACCCAAAATGTGTTGAAAACTGTTCAAAATATCCGTACGTAAACCTATACACttgttaacaaaataactaatatttagttattatattcatcaataGTATTATTAGAGATCGAATTGCATGGCaaacgatataggtatacattataaacaatGGGCCATGGACAGTTGTtactatatttcaaaattttcaaaattgtaaaattgataccttaaaaatgtaagtatttatattaatttaaaattacacattgttttttcctaaaaactatttttttttattttcaaaaaactaattttatgaaattgttcATCTAGCgatattcaattgatttttaaaagttgCAGTTCTGaatcttattatattactttgaaTATGTTTTCTTAAATTCAGGAAACAATATTTGATGTTTTTGGTGAGTAATGATAATTTTGCTCCGTAATTTTGTAACAGATGATTACGacattctattttttaatataaaatataggatcATAAGGCATAATTTTGGAGAGCTCTTTTGTCATACTAGAATCACCATcacctttaataaaatattaatagaaattatgttaggtattaaaatattaaacataaataaaatatcacttgtgcctataaaataatatatattatagtatgtattatattataatattttgtatgaattatttttatatatatttttataaataggtacctactagtaaCTAGTGTATTGTATTTCAATCCATGTAATTCCATATTTCGCTAAGATCTACTGCAATATTGAATCTGCTTCCTTACATGTAGCTCCTTTTGACCAATTTACAAAACAAGTATGCTCAGGTTTGGGCATACCTTTATTTTTCACTCTTTGGCAAACAGTCCAATACCACTTACGAATTcaaatcaacaaattattttttgattaataccaaataatagttgccaataaaaattataaattaaatcaggtcatcatttcattttattatatcatcatattgtatagaaaatgctatagatagtaggtatctataaatatttgatgaaaaactTAGTTTATAACTTAGTTTATTATAGAACTTACTACGTCACACAATGCATCATAATTAATCTTATAGCTTCTTTTTGACCATTGCCCGTAAGccactatacgtctatacagtACACATTGGCGTTCCATCCGTATCAATTGAACCAGACTATATCTCTATGGCCAACTATCTCTCTTCCTCACCAGCAATTCGCATTTATCTTTCAGCGATTGTATGAATTTGTTGACTAATTTCTTCTTGAACCGATAGAATTTATTGGAATAAAATAACTTGTGGAATCACTTTTGtgaattacataaaattatgtacctattcttCAAATAAGGTAACTATAAAAGAAGTTTGcaactttatttacaataaaataattaattactcgCAATAACAATAACAGACACTACTATAATTTGCCAGTAAAATATACGGAAAAATCCTTTGGGCAATATTTTGTTGACTATTTAGGTTTTACCCATTTTAATCAGATGCcaacactataaaaataaaatattcatggaAGTCTAGTTAATGAGAAAAAAGTAGTCTATAAATGGCTATTCGCATACTCCTTAAATAAGAGTCCGCATTTCAGtggttatgatttttattttaatctgatttgtttattaatattattaatattaactacgaatttttaaagaacaatattttgaatcttgCTAAGTTTctcttttatacatttatatgatgTCATTTGTTtctcttatatattattgtattgtattgtaaactGTTAACTGGTCAGTTTAATGTgactgattttgtatttttgttttatattttattttatgtatatatttattgagagatccaatttatttttgttttattctaatgttgctatttaaattactattgttTATTCTCTACTCCATCACAAGTTTAGGCTTGAAGTAGTAGAtatatttccttatttatacaacaatttattgtacatatagagagaaattaataaaaaaaaataaattaataaataaaaaaatggacAATATAACAGCTAGTAAAATGGTATGaattatgaatgtatgataaaatatgccTATTTAATCATCCAGGTATACcaacaactaaaaatatataatataacataggaATATTAACttactttaaatttaacattcGTGATTAgcacttaacatttttaatatgctCTCTGCTGCACGTACCGGTACTGTACTCTTTTCCACaacaaatttattacaaatttatccCTCAATTCAACTGAATCTATAACAGTGGTTTCCATATACAACTTTCCAACAGTATTTGTTCACAAGTTTTGAATTCGTTTCTTTTCCACATTATAAGTCTCAGATATCCATTGAAGTTTATATGCTGGGTGTAAAAAAGACGCCAATATAGCTTTATTTACTTCAGGTGATAAGtcaaacaacaatttaaaacgttattcgtctatctatattttaataatgaattctaTCTAGTTATAACAGGGAATGATAACTTGCATTGGTTTTCAAATAAAAGCGCGAAATCattgtataacttttttcataatataacttttatcataataataatataattattttatataattgaatatgtaatttattaggtaatttCGATTTAGTTAGTTGGTACTACTTTTTCGAATTTCGGACCTTATCATTTGTCGGGTCCTTATAATTTTTCAGACAAGTGCTTATCACTTTAAGCGGTGTCGTTGACTCGTGAACTTGTCACATTCAACGTTATAGTACAATTGCAGCATGCCTGATCAACACCGTGTCGCTATCAACCACCTGCTATCATCCCACCGGATCCGGTCGTAGTGTCGTACGCAGTTGTACACTGGTACACGGactaagaatattttatgcttATTCGTGAAATGTGTGTTCGTCATTCGTGAAttgtgataattatttattgttgtggCCCGTGGGCATTGTATCATTTTCGGCTTTCCCATCGTTCAACGTTTTGAGGTTTAAAATTACGGGACACGTAAACCCACTTCTGGACTTGAACTCTTTGAGACTGATATCCTGCACGACGATGGCCAACGATGAAATGGGCATATTTAGACTGTCCAAGTTGGCGTTTCACGCCCTCCTCGACTTCCAGCGTAAAAAGTATTACGAGTTGAATGTGCCATGCATCGATCTTAAAGAATGTTGCCTGTCGTTGTTAAAAATTGTCAAGTTGAACACCGAAGGTGGTCATTTCAACCCGAACGCCGATAGGCTGTCCATGTTCGACAAGGTGAAGTCCATCAGTAATCATAAGTTCGAATACATATGCACAACAGCCGTAGGTAACGGGCACATCGATTGTCTTCAGTTCGCCCACAAAATTGGATGCAAATGGGACAAATTTACGTCCGCCAGGGCCGCGAGTTCCAATCTGGAATGTTTGATGTACTTACAGTCTAACGGGTGTGAATGGGATCAATCAACGTGTACTCAAGCCGCGACATCGGGGTTTTTGGAATGTCTCCAGTTTGCACACGAGCATGGGTGCCCGTGGACTGAATCGACGTGCTCCGGAGCCGCATCTTCAGGTAAATTGGACTGCCTAATGTATGCACGGGCCAATGGTTGTCCTTGGGACGAGTCGACATGCTCCAAAGCCGTCATTGCTGGGAGCTTGGAATGTCTAATGTTTGCTCATGAGCATGGTTGTCCTTGGAACTCAATGACATGCACTAATGCCGTGATCTATGGTAAATTTGACTGTCTAGTATATGCGCGAAACAATGGTTGTCCATGGGAGGAAGACTTGTTATGCTATTTTGCCGGAGCGTACGGACACCTTAATTGTTTGCGTTTTGCACGTAAAAATGGTTGTACCTGGAATACATATACGTGCGCCATAGCTGCAGGGAATGGGTACTTGGACATTCTTGAATACTTGCATGAAAACAATTGTCCTTGGGACTCATTAACGTGTGAAATGGCGGAAAAGAATGATGAAATGGAATGCTTGCAATATGCCTACTCACATGGATGTCCAAGGACCGAACCTTCATTAAGTATTGAGTAGAAATCTACTATTTCTCGCATACACGCAAGACAACAAACATCCAATGCCTTGGAACTCCCGTTACTGTGGTTCGAACGGTAGACAGaaagataattttattgattgagTCCTTGACTGAATTGGGATCTATTCTGTTGTAAAttaacttgtatattatatttaatgaattattatgattgttgatTGAGATATTTTCATTACTTagtttctatattatgtattcatgtCAAGATTTAatgagtaaaaataaatgttaagtagGTGCCTAGGtatgttatattgtaatgtatattttaatttttgagattcataatattatgataagtagTTACTTATCCAATATCTTATACCTAGTATCATAATTACGACCAAACACAATTttgtttactatagtattatttacatGCATGTGCACAGGCATCTGTCTCCGTTGCAAGATATTCTGCTACTGTATACTTTCAAATTTGtgtcatatttaattatattttaaatacaatttttattttttgcaaattgtgtaatatgtatcaatttttttacaaaattaaaaagactcagaatttttaaagttttgatagacaatatattataattgtttcaatAATGGCAACATCAATAATTGTTGTTGTATCATTGTTTCAAAACATGAAATTTATGTGAAGTTATAATACCTCtgatatatataacatatatgttGTCGTTAAGAGGATGTTTCACCCGCAAGTATTGTCTCTATAGAGATCTTACTTAAGAAGAATCTGttttactctgttatttttatattcaaattaatattgacCTATTATCTAACTAGAATATTATGTTCGTTATTATTGAGACTGcctagaatattattatgagggcaccacaaaattttattttgttgatattttaaattgaatgcaggttatgagaattttaaaattgtaaatgttttgtaaatatttagtatagtaGTTGATATATGTATACTAATTAACCATGGTGTTTGACAAAGTTGatactttaataaattatcatgtaCCTCAGTGTTAAAAGAATAACCaaacaatatttagaataaGTACTTAcagttatttcataaatataaatgataaactgATTATACTtctattaaacatatatatatatataatcccacgtttataatttatcacgtttaatttataatattgttttcctaTTATAGTtactaacataatttaatattttttgtattgggTATATTAatcgtaggtattataattattgagatatcatttaattttgaaagattataaaatcaatgaatattatgaaaatcttCAGCTCCATGGTTGTTGATTTAATTATGAACACAATATTGTCTCTCTATGCTTACATTATCGATTTATTGCCgtcactatattatagtctattaagttaatttaaaaaaaaatgctttgaaaacgtacctacaaaaataagttattatcacttggataataatatacctattacctaagaaaacacatatattaatatgtataatttaaaatctgtagGGTTGTATGAATTTAGAACTGTATTCATATTTCACGCtgaattcatttaattttaaatttgagtgTAAATGTGCTCACTGTATTgtttaagatttataatttaaaaaatagatttatttaaatataaaataaaaaataattctattaatatttataagtggtgaatattatacatatataagagtataggatttttattttacaactagcttattaaaaaaatctattaaatgttaataacagTGTAGAACTGTATGAACtatgaatgtatataattatatagtagaatgtataaatgtataatacaccaGTATAGAAAGGTAGGTATTtttgtactaaaattataatataaaatataatatataaatcaaaatggtCAGAACTcatgataattattgtacaatgattatattaaatattaatagataataagtaataactaatgagtaccCGGAGGGTAAaccacaatacaatattttgtacacCAGATTGCAGATTTCCAGTGATTTCCCAAGATTTCCACTGATTTTCCAAGATTTCTAAATATTTCCATTGGtttataaagatattaataagaatttatacctatatttatgataatacaaccaataattaaaaaacagtaatacccacaatttaacaataaaaaaatataaaacaatgttttgatataaattattgaatttgttaAAGACACCCTGtttacatatttgtttaaagtttataaatttgttataaaatgtacaaactgcTTTTAAAtgattagaaatttaaaaacatttaaggtTGATATTGACTTCAAAACATTATATCCAGACTGTCCGTACTTGATGAgcacatttgaaaaaaaatctaaacaaataAGGAACTTGATTGATGGGAAAATCAAAGATTCTTCCAgtcgaaaattattaaaaagtttaaatgatACTCCAGACATAAGtcaaagtt
This genomic window from Metopolophium dirhodum isolate CAU chromosome 1, ASM1992520v1, whole genome shotgun sequence contains:
- the LOC132938073 gene encoding uncharacterized protein LOC132938073; translation: MANDEMGIFRLSKLAFHALLDFQRKKYYELNVPCIDLKECCLSLLKIVKLNTEGGHFNPNADRLSMFDKVKSISNHKFEYICTTAVGNGHIDCLQFAHKIGCKWDKFTSARAASSNLECLMYLQSNGCEWDQSTCTQAATSGFLECLQFAHEHGCPWTESTCSGAASSGKLDCLMYARANGCPWDESTCSKAVIAGSLECLMFAHEHGCPWNSMTCTNAVIYGKFDCLVYARNNGCPWEEDLLCYFAGAYGHLNCLRFARKNGCTWNTYTCAIAAGNGYLDILEYLHENNCPWDSLTCEMAEKNDEMECLQYAYSHGCPRTEPSLSIE